The following coding sequences lie in one Musa acuminata AAA Group cultivar baxijiao chromosome BXJ1-8, Cavendish_Baxijiao_AAA, whole genome shotgun sequence genomic window:
- the LOC135587505 gene encoding uncharacterized protein LOC135587505 isoform X2 — MAKGKDIFFESILRENTLKSIFSGRRRKRTGVAEDVGNPIPQLSSFANCVVARCSRILHISRDKLQQSFETEFPDRVKLPTTYARDLFEYCCFRTFHAVIKNPDYLADKEFRQLTFDMMLAWESPGACSESIPKESNTCDHLVVEEEHGVDERKTVGLKAFARIAPACPAIADSITVHNLFDALTCSSGGQMHFFIYDKYLKSLYKEIKSLKNIMGSLIASNLHLSDGEVILEVDGVMPTQPVLQHIGTSAWPGRLTLTTHALYFESLGVGYDKAVRYDLATDLKQVIKGDLTGPLGARLFDKAVMYKSISLAEPIYFAFPEFKGHSRRDYWLAVVGEVLQVHKFIRKYDLDEIQQMEALSKAILGIFRYRALKEAFHIHPPRFRSILAFYLAEKLPKGDKILEALYDYLKLPADGIQSIIVNSSSDTNLHVCPLPFSLYTVTKMGFTLKMEVVDGIEEKYILVGDVCVGSTSSLETAVKESFCYSEIAEAARATVDQMKVDGIDTNLAVMKELLFPVLESTKLLQLLVKWENPFKSTSFLVVNLYVVYRGWVRYVLSCISLSLALLMTWHKFRRKRKPVQVFHITPPPSKNAVEQLLVLQDAIARLETMVQAGNIGLLKLRALLFAAIPKATDETALTLIVAATLVAIVPFVHLMVLLAVEAFTREMPLRKKSSEKLRRRLREWWARIPAAPVELVRHQMEKPHNFSSQEKAS; from the exons ATGGCGAAGGGAAAGGACATCTTCTTCGAAAGCATCTTGCGGGAGAACACCCTCAAGTCCATCTTCAGCGGCCGGCGTCGGAAGCGCACCGGGGTAGCGGAGGACGTCGGCAACCCCATCCCCCAGCTCTCCTCCTTCGCTAACTGCGTCGTCGCCCGCTGTTCCAG GATTCTTCACATTTCAAGGGACAAATTGCAACAATCTTTTGAGACCGAATTTCCTGATCGTGTCAAACTTCCTACTACATATGCAAGAGACCTATTTGAATATTGCTGTTTCAGAACTTTTCATGCGGTGATCAAGAATCCAGATTATTTGGCCGATAAGGAGTTCCGCCAGTTAACTTTTGACATGATGCTGGCTTGGGAGTCCCCTGGAGCATGCAGCGAATCCATACCCAAA GAATCTAATACTTGTGACCATCTGGTAGTTGAAGAAGAGCATGGG GTAGATGAAAGGAAGACTGTTGGATTGAAAGCTTTTGCACGAATAGCTCCTGCCTGTCCTGCCATTGCTGACTCAATAACTGTGCACAACTTGTTTGACGCATTGACTTGCTCATCAGGGGGCCAAATGCATTTTTTCATATATGACAAATACCTCAAAAGTCTATACAA GGAAATtaaatctttaaaaaatattatgggcTCATTGATTGCTTCAAACCTTCACCTTTCTGATGGAGAAGTTATTTTAGAAGTTGATGGTGTAATGCCCACTCAACCTGTTCTACAACACATTGGAACATCTGCATGGCCAG GACGATTGACGTTGACAACCCATGCTCTCTACTTTGAATCATTAGGAGTGGGTTATGATAAAGCTGTCAGATATGATCTGGCAACAGACCTAAAGCAAGTGATAAAGGGTGATCTGACTGGACCTCTGGGTGCTCGCCTCTTTGATAAAGCTGTGATGTACAAGTCAATATCTCT AGCAGAACCCATTTATTTTGCATTTCCTGAATTTAAAGGCCATTCACGGAGAGACTACTGGCTGGCAGTTGTTGGTGAAGTGTTGCAGGTGCACAAATTTATTAGGAAGTACGATCTTGATGAAATTCAGCAGATGGAAGCTCTTTCAAAGGCCATTTTAGGCATCTTCAGATATCGAGCTTTAAAAGAAGCATTCCATATCCATCCTCCTCGTTTTAGGTCTATACTTGCTTTTTACTTAGCTGAGAAACTCCCAAAAGGAGATAAGATCTTGGAGGctttatatgattatttaaaactGCCAGCTGATGGAATCCAGAGCATTATTGTCAATTCATCATCTGATACGAATTTACATGTTTGTCCTTTACCATTTTCATTATACACAGTCACCAAAATGGGCTTCACACTGAAAATGGAAGTGGTAGATGGTATCGAGGAAAAATACATCCTTGTTGGTGATGTTTGTGTTGGTTCGACAAGTTCTCTGGAAACTGCTGTAAAGGAATCGTTCTGTTACTCTGAAATAGCTGAAGCGGCACGTGCAACGGTGGACCAGATGAAAGTCGACGGCATCGATACAAACCTAGCTGTAATGAAG GAGTTGCTGTTCCCAGTTCTCGAGTCTACCAAGTTGCTTCAGCTTTTAGTTAAATGGGAAAATCCTTTTAAATCAACTTCGTTCTTGGTTGTGAACCTTTACGTTGTTTACAG GGGTTGGGTCAGATACGTTTTATCTTGCATATCCTTATCTCTGGCTCTTCTCATGACGTGGCACAAGTTCCGCAGAAAACGGAAACCTGTGCAGGTGTTTCACATCACGCCTCCCCCTTCCAAGAATGCTGTTGAGCAGCTCTTAGTTTTGCAGGATGCCATCGCCCGGTTGGAAACTATGGTTCAGGCAGGAAACATCGGACTTCTTAAGCTAAGAGCTCTCCTATTCGCGGCAATTCCAAAG GCAACCGACGAGACGGCGCTCACCCTGATCGTGGCGGCGACATTGGTTGCAATTGTGCCTTTTGTGCATTTGATGGTGTTATTGGCGGTGGAGGCCTTCACCAGGGAGATGCCGCTGAGGAAAAAGAGTAGTGAGAAGCTGAGGAGGAGACTGAGGGAGTGGTGGGCTCGTATTCCGGCGGCCCCTGTTGAGCTTGTCAGGCACCAGATGGAAAAACCACACAATTTTTCTTCGCAGGAGAAAGCttcatga
- the LOC103994481 gene encoding uncharacterized protein LOC103994481 isoform X1, which translates to MRVGNIFFVSVLITCPGRDIGFSCWAVDASRCRKLPVNVEATFMGEALWTAMTCYILKNKWKPRKMPSVFYGALKNGHLLHLRAASLADSSPAPLPLPLRVEPKPKSGIRQQDLLKNIIGIKPKRQKVSSPGSLQPEHSTQSFPGRVASPADSEGKLGKNLSPTRPCETQKSSCLVAAVGVHKKQEEQEGKDPSMKSKGAEDAVKSLLGLAYESSDDE; encoded by the exons ATGCGTGTTGGAAACATTTTCTTTGTTAGTGTTCTGATAACGTGCCCCGGCAGGGATATTGGCTTCTCCTGTTGGGCGGTTGATGCTAGCAGATGCAGGAAGTTGCCGGTGAACGTGGAGGCTACCTTCATGGGCGAGGcg CTTTGGACAGCGATGACTTGCTATATCTTAAAGAACAAATGGAAGCCGAGGAAGATGCCGAGCGTCTTCTACGGCGCACTGAAAAACGGGCATTTGCTGCATTTAAG AGCTGCAAGTTTGGCGGACTCCTCACCTGCACCTTTGCCCCTGCCACTTCGGGTTGAACCGAAGCCAAAGAGTGGCATAAG GCAGCAAGATCTCTTGAAAAACATCATTGGAATCAAACCTAAGCGGCAGAAGGTTTCGAGCCCTGGTTCTTTGCAACCTGAGCATTCCACCCAATCTTTCCCTGGAAGAGTTGCGTCACCTGCAGACAGTGAAGGAAAGCTTGGGAAGAATCTATCTCCCACGAGGCCATGCGAAACACAGAAAAGTTCATGCTTGGTGGCTGCCGTTGGGGTGCACAAGAAACAGGAAGAGCAGGAGGGTAAAGATCCTTCCATGAAATCAAAGGGTGCAGAGGATGCAGTTAAAAGTTTGCTAGGTTTAGCTTATGAAAGTTCCGATGACGAATGA
- the LOC103994483 gene encoding uncharacterized protein LOC103994483 encodes MGDGELGSAGHTAIDSSNVGFKLLKKCGWKEGTGLGASEQGMLEPIPTFVKKNKRGIGADKTKKKVEVPKDLDAKMQNNHDMQSKKKNKQVSKRIRKMREEEERMKEKEFERAFFREFWPDNV; translated from the exons ATGGGGGACGGTGAATTGGGCTCTGCCGGTCACACAGCCATCGATTCCTCGAACGTTGGGTTCAAG TTGCTGAAGAAGTGCGGATGGAAGGAGGGCACCGGCCTCGGCGCCTCCGAGCAG GGCATGTTGGAGCCTATCCCGACATTTGTTAAGAAGAACAAGCGTGGTATAGGTGCTGATAAAACCAAGAAAAAGGTTGAAGTCCCGAAAGATCTTGATGCCAAGATGCAAAATAATCAT GACATGCAATctaagaaaaagaacaaacaagTCTCTAAAAGAATAAGGAAGATgcgggaagaagaggagaggatgaaagagaagGAATTTGAACGAGCCTTCTTCAGGGAGTTCTGGCCGGACAATGTATAG
- the LOC103994481 gene encoding uncharacterized protein LOC103994481 isoform X2, protein MAGKEVREYTNLRDPKDRKWGKGKDKIDDEDVTFQRMVAKMQEVAGERGGYLHGRGALDSDDLLYLKEQMEAEEDAERLLRRTEKRAFAAFKKAASLADSSPAPLPLPLRVEPKPKSGIRQQDLLKNIIGIKPKRQKVSSPGSLQPEHSTQSFPGRVASPADSEGKLGKNLSPTRPCETQKSSCLVAAVGVHKKQEEQEGKDPSMKSKGAEDAVKSLLGLAYESSDDE, encoded by the exons ATGGCGGGAAAGGAAGTGCGGGAGTACACCAACCTCAGGGACCCCAAAG ATCGGAAATGGGGGAAAGGGAAAGACAAGATCGACGACGAGGACGTCACCTTCCAACGGATGGTGGCTAAG ATGCAGGAAGTTGCCGGTGAACGTGGAGGCTACCTTCATGGGCGAGGcg CTTTGGACAGCGATGACTTGCTATATCTTAAAGAACAAATGGAAGCCGAGGAAGATGCCGAGCGTCTTCTACGGCGCACTGAAAAACGGGCATTTGCTGCATTTAAG AAAGCTGCAAGTTTGGCGGACTCCTCACCTGCACCTTTGCCCCTGCCACTTCGGGTTGAACCGAAGCCAAAGAGTGGCATAAG GCAGCAAGATCTCTTGAAAAACATCATTGGAATCAAACCTAAGCGGCAGAAGGTTTCGAGCCCTGGTTCTTTGCAACCTGAGCATTCCACCCAATCTTTCCCTGGAAGAGTTGCGTCACCTGCAGACAGTGAAGGAAAGCTTGGGAAGAATCTATCTCCCACGAGGCCATGCGAAACACAGAAAAGTTCATGCTTGGTGGCTGCCGTTGGGGTGCACAAGAAACAGGAAGAGCAGGAGGGTAAAGATCCTTCCATGAAATCAAAGGGTGCAGAGGATGCAGTTAAAAGTTTGCTAGGTTTAGCTTATGAAAGTTCCGATGACGAATGA
- the LOC135587505 gene encoding uncharacterized protein LOC135587505 isoform X1, whose product MAKGKDIFFESILRENTLKSIFSGRRRKRTGVAEDVGNPIPQLSSFANCVVARCSRILHISRDKLQQSFETEFPDRVKLPTTYARDLFEYCCFRTFHAVIKNPDYLADKEFRQLTFDMMLAWESPGACSESIPKESNTCDHLVVEEEHGVSFFYISSSCLAAQVDERKTVGLKAFARIAPACPAIADSITVHNLFDALTCSSGGQMHFFIYDKYLKSLYKEIKSLKNIMGSLIASNLHLSDGEVILEVDGVMPTQPVLQHIGTSAWPGRLTLTTHALYFESLGVGYDKAVRYDLATDLKQVIKGDLTGPLGARLFDKAVMYKSISLAEPIYFAFPEFKGHSRRDYWLAVVGEVLQVHKFIRKYDLDEIQQMEALSKAILGIFRYRALKEAFHIHPPRFRSILAFYLAEKLPKGDKILEALYDYLKLPADGIQSIIVNSSSDTNLHVCPLPFSLYTVTKMGFTLKMEVVDGIEEKYILVGDVCVGSTSSLETAVKESFCYSEIAEAARATVDQMKVDGIDTNLAVMKELLFPVLESTKLLQLLVKWENPFKSTSFLVVNLYVVYRGWVRYVLSCISLSLALLMTWHKFRRKRKPVQVFHITPPPSKNAVEQLLVLQDAIARLETMVQAGNIGLLKLRALLFAAIPKATDETALTLIVAATLVAIVPFVHLMVLLAVEAFTREMPLRKKSSEKLRRRLREWWARIPAAPVELVRHQMEKPHNFSSQEKAS is encoded by the exons ATGGCGAAGGGAAAGGACATCTTCTTCGAAAGCATCTTGCGGGAGAACACCCTCAAGTCCATCTTCAGCGGCCGGCGTCGGAAGCGCACCGGGGTAGCGGAGGACGTCGGCAACCCCATCCCCCAGCTCTCCTCCTTCGCTAACTGCGTCGTCGCCCGCTGTTCCAG GATTCTTCACATTTCAAGGGACAAATTGCAACAATCTTTTGAGACCGAATTTCCTGATCGTGTCAAACTTCCTACTACATATGCAAGAGACCTATTTGAATATTGCTGTTTCAGAACTTTTCATGCGGTGATCAAGAATCCAGATTATTTGGCCGATAAGGAGTTCCGCCAGTTAACTTTTGACATGATGCTGGCTTGGGAGTCCCCTGGAGCATGCAGCGAATCCATACCCAAA GAATCTAATACTTGTGACCATCTGGTAGTTGAAGAAGAGCATGGGGTATCATTTTTTTACATTAGTTCTTCATGTCTGGCTGCTCAG GTAGATGAAAGGAAGACTGTTGGATTGAAAGCTTTTGCACGAATAGCTCCTGCCTGTCCTGCCATTGCTGACTCAATAACTGTGCACAACTTGTTTGACGCATTGACTTGCTCATCAGGGGGCCAAATGCATTTTTTCATATATGACAAATACCTCAAAAGTCTATACAA GGAAATtaaatctttaaaaaatattatgggcTCATTGATTGCTTCAAACCTTCACCTTTCTGATGGAGAAGTTATTTTAGAAGTTGATGGTGTAATGCCCACTCAACCTGTTCTACAACACATTGGAACATCTGCATGGCCAG GACGATTGACGTTGACAACCCATGCTCTCTACTTTGAATCATTAGGAGTGGGTTATGATAAAGCTGTCAGATATGATCTGGCAACAGACCTAAAGCAAGTGATAAAGGGTGATCTGACTGGACCTCTGGGTGCTCGCCTCTTTGATAAAGCTGTGATGTACAAGTCAATATCTCT AGCAGAACCCATTTATTTTGCATTTCCTGAATTTAAAGGCCATTCACGGAGAGACTACTGGCTGGCAGTTGTTGGTGAAGTGTTGCAGGTGCACAAATTTATTAGGAAGTACGATCTTGATGAAATTCAGCAGATGGAAGCTCTTTCAAAGGCCATTTTAGGCATCTTCAGATATCGAGCTTTAAAAGAAGCATTCCATATCCATCCTCCTCGTTTTAGGTCTATACTTGCTTTTTACTTAGCTGAGAAACTCCCAAAAGGAGATAAGATCTTGGAGGctttatatgattatttaaaactGCCAGCTGATGGAATCCAGAGCATTATTGTCAATTCATCATCTGATACGAATTTACATGTTTGTCCTTTACCATTTTCATTATACACAGTCACCAAAATGGGCTTCACACTGAAAATGGAAGTGGTAGATGGTATCGAGGAAAAATACATCCTTGTTGGTGATGTTTGTGTTGGTTCGACAAGTTCTCTGGAAACTGCTGTAAAGGAATCGTTCTGTTACTCTGAAATAGCTGAAGCGGCACGTGCAACGGTGGACCAGATGAAAGTCGACGGCATCGATACAAACCTAGCTGTAATGAAG GAGTTGCTGTTCCCAGTTCTCGAGTCTACCAAGTTGCTTCAGCTTTTAGTTAAATGGGAAAATCCTTTTAAATCAACTTCGTTCTTGGTTGTGAACCTTTACGTTGTTTACAG GGGTTGGGTCAGATACGTTTTATCTTGCATATCCTTATCTCTGGCTCTTCTCATGACGTGGCACAAGTTCCGCAGAAAACGGAAACCTGTGCAGGTGTTTCACATCACGCCTCCCCCTTCCAAGAATGCTGTTGAGCAGCTCTTAGTTTTGCAGGATGCCATCGCCCGGTTGGAAACTATGGTTCAGGCAGGAAACATCGGACTTCTTAAGCTAAGAGCTCTCCTATTCGCGGCAATTCCAAAG GCAACCGACGAGACGGCGCTCACCCTGATCGTGGCGGCGACATTGGTTGCAATTGTGCCTTTTGTGCATTTGATGGTGTTATTGGCGGTGGAGGCCTTCACCAGGGAGATGCCGCTGAGGAAAAAGAGTAGTGAGAAGCTGAGGAGGAGACTGAGGGAGTGGTGGGCTCGTATTCCGGCGGCCCCTGTTGAGCTTGTCAGGCACCAGATGGAAAAACCACACAATTTTTCTTCGCAGGAGAAAGCttcatga
- the LOC103994480 gene encoding pyruvate kinase, cytosolic isozyme, whose amino-acid sequence MANIDIEGLLRELPNDGRVPKTKIVCTLGPASRSVPMLEKLLRAGMNVARFNFSHGTHEYHQETLDNLGVAMHNTQILCAVMLDTKGPEIRTGFLKDGKPIKLTEGQEITINTDYNLKGDENMITMSYKKLPVDLKPGNTILCADGTITLTVLSCDPEGGTVRCRCENTAVLGERKNVNLPGVIVDLPTLTEKDMEDILGWGVPNEIDMIALSFVRKGSDLVHVRKVLGPHAKRIQLMSKIENQEGVINFDEVLKETDSFMVARGDLGMEIPVEKIFLAQKMMIYKCNLLGKPVVTATQMLESMIKSPRPTRAEATDVANAVLDGTDCVMLSGESAAGAYPELAVKIMARICIEAESSLDYGAIFKEMIRTTPLPMSPLESLASSAVRIANKANAVLIVVLTRGGTTAKLVAKYRPAVPILSVVVPVLTTDSFDWTISDERPARHNLVYRGLIPVLAEGSAKATDAESTEVILEAAMKSAVRKGLCKPGDAVVVLHRIGIGSVVKICMVK is encoded by the exons ATGGCGAACATCGACATCGAGGGGTTGCTGAGGGAGCTGCCCAACGACGGGCGGGTGCCCAAGACGAAGATCGTGTGCACTCTGGGACCCGCGTCGCGGTCGGTGCCGATGCTGGAGAAGCTGCTTCGGGCGGGGATGAACGTCGCCCGCTTCAATTTCTCCCATGGCACCCACGAGTACCACCAGGAGACCCTCGACAATCTCGGCGTCGCCATGCACAACACCCAGATCCTCTGTGCCGTCATGCTCGACACCAAG GGGCCTGAGATTCGAACTGGTTTTCTGAAGGATGGGAAGCCTATCAAACTGACAGAGGGTCAAGAAATTACCATTAACACCGATTACAACTTAAAGGGTGACGAGAACATGATTACTATGAGCTACAAGAAACTTCCTGTCGATCTAAAACCTGGAAACACCATACTGTGTGCTGATGGTACCATAACCTTGACTGTCCTGTCATGTGACCCAGAGGGTGGAACAGTGAGATGCCGTTGCGAAAATACTGCAGTTTTAGGTGAGAGAAAGAATGTCAATCTCCCGGGTGTCATTGTGGATCTCCCCACGTTGACAGAAAAGGATATGGAAGACATTCTGGGGTGGGGTGTGCCAAAtgaaattgatatgattgccctcTCTTTCGTCCGCAAAGGATCTGATCTTGTTCATGTACGGAAGGTTCTTGGCCCTCATGCAAAACGTATACAGCTGATGTCAAAG ATCGAGAACCAGGAGGGTGTGATAAACTTTGACGAAGTCCTCAAGGAAACTGATTCTTTCATGGTTGCCCGAGGTGATCTTGGAATGGAGATCCCAGTTGAGAAGATTTTTCTTGCTCAAAAGATGATGATCTACAAGTGCAACCTTTTGGGCAAACCTGTTGTTACAGCCACccagatgctcgaatccatgatcAAGTCTCCTCGCCCAACACGTGCAGAGGCAACCGATGTGGCCAATGCTGTTCTCGATGGAACTGACTGTGTCATGCTCAGTGGCGAGAGTGCTGCCGGAGCATACCCTGAGCTTGCAGTGAAGATTATGGCTCGAATTTGTATCGAAGCAGAGTCATCCCTTGATTATGGTGCCATCTTCAAGGAGATGATAAGGACTACTCCTCTGCCAATGAGCCCATTGGAGAGCCTTGCATCCTCAGCTGTTCGCATAGCAAACAAGGCGAATGCAGTGCTCATAGTGGTCTTGACACGTGGTGGAACCACTGCTAAGCTGGTTGCCAAATACCGGCCAGCAGTCCCGATCCTCTCTGTGGTTGTTCCGGTGCTGACAACTGATTCATTTGATTGGACAATCAGTGATGAGAGACCTGCAAGGCACAATCTGGTATACCGAGGGTTGATCCCTGTGCTCGCTGAGGGCTCAGCCAAAGCAACGGATGCTGAGTCGACGGAGGTGATCCTGGAGGCCGCAATGAAGTCGGCAGTTCGAAAAGGGCTATGCAAGCCAGGAGATGCCGTCGTAGTACTGCACCGCATTGGCATCGGATCTGTCGTAAAGATCTGTATGGTGAAGTGA